The proteins below are encoded in one region of Maribacter aestuarii:
- a CDS encoding M1 family metallopeptidase — MKKGLFATVMMFLSVSLVHAQNFTEQDTLRGSITPERAWWDLNYYHLDIEVKPDEKFITGSNTIRYKVLNEEQVLQVDLQPPLQIEKVTQDGKTLNFESKVNAHFVKLEKPQKVGDFNEIIVYYSGKPKEAVRAPWDGGFSWKKDENGKYFIATSCQGLGASVWWPNKDHMYDEVDSMLISVKAPKNLISVANGRLRKIAEDTNTKTYHWFVSNPINNYGVNVNIGDYVHFEEKYKGENGVLDLDYYVLRDDLKKAKEQFTDVPKLMKAFEHWFGPYPFYRDSFKLVQVPYLGMEHQSSVTYGNQFQKGYLGRDLSGTGWGLKFDYIIIHEAGHEWFANNITYKDIADMWVHEGFTTYSEALYVDYHYGKEAGSDYAIGIRSNIKNESPIIGTYNVNQRGSGDMYPKGANLLHTIRQIIDDDEKWRQILRGLNKDFYHQTVTSQQIENYISEKSGRDLSKVFDQYLRTTQIPLFEYQMEDGNIIKYRYTNVVDGFDMPLRVFVDEEPLWLNPTTEWQTEQADPNAATFKVDRNFYVNKKELQAE, encoded by the coding sequence ATGAAAAAAGGCTTATTTGCAACTGTCATGATGTTCCTGTCGGTGAGTTTGGTACACGCCCAAAACTTTACGGAACAGGATACCCTCCGTGGAAGCATTACCCCGGAACGCGCTTGGTGGGACCTAAACTATTACCATTTGGATATTGAGGTAAAACCGGATGAAAAATTCATAACAGGTAGCAATACCATCCGCTATAAAGTGCTGAACGAGGAACAAGTACTTCAGGTAGATTTACAGCCGCCATTACAAATTGAAAAAGTGACGCAAGATGGCAAAACGTTGAATTTTGAATCCAAGGTGAACGCGCATTTTGTAAAGTTGGAAAAGCCACAGAAAGTAGGCGATTTTAACGAAATAATCGTGTATTATTCCGGTAAACCAAAAGAAGCGGTACGGGCACCTTGGGACGGTGGATTTTCGTGGAAAAAAGACGAAAATGGAAAATACTTCATTGCCACATCCTGCCAAGGTTTGGGTGCTAGTGTATGGTGGCCCAATAAAGATCATATGTACGACGAGGTGGACAGTATGCTCATTAGCGTAAAAGCACCTAAGAATTTAATAAGCGTTGCCAATGGGCGCCTCCGAAAGATAGCAGAAGACACCAATACCAAAACCTACCATTGGTTCGTGAGCAATCCCATCAACAATTATGGGGTGAATGTAAATATTGGGGACTATGTTCACTTTGAAGAAAAATACAAAGGCGAAAATGGTGTGCTGGATTTGGACTACTACGTACTGCGAGACGACCTGAAAAAGGCCAAAGAACAATTTACCGACGTTCCAAAACTCATGAAAGCCTTTGAGCATTGGTTCGGGCCCTACCCTTTTTACAGGGATAGTTTTAAGCTGGTACAAGTGCCCTATTTAGGAATGGAACATCAAAGTTCCGTAACCTATGGCAATCAGTTTCAAAAGGGTTATTTGGGCAGGGATTTATCCGGTACCGGATGGGGGCTTAAGTTTGACTATATCATTATTCATGAGGCCGGGCACGAATGGTTCGCCAACAACATTACTTATAAAGATATTGCGGATATGTGGGTACATGAGGGTTTTACCACGTATTCCGAGGCGCTTTATGTAGACTACCACTACGGAAAGGAAGCCGGCTCGGATTATGCCATTGGTATTAGGAGCAATATAAAGAACGAAAGCCCGATCATAGGGACCTATAACGTAAACCAAAGAGGTAGTGGGGACATGTATCCCAAGGGAGCCAATCTGTTGCACACCATACGACAAATAATCGATGACGACGAAAAATGGCGACAAATACTACGTGGTTTAAATAAGGACTTTTACCACCAAACCGTTACTTCGCAACAGATTGAAAACTATATCTCTGAAAAATCCGGGAGAGATTTGTCCAAAGTATTTGACCAGTATTTGCGTACGACCCAAATCCCTCTGTTCGAATATCAAATGGAAGATGGTAACATCATCAAATACCGCTATACGAACGTAGTTGATGGTTTTGATATGCCTTTAAGGGTCTTTGTTGATGAGGAGCCATTATGGTTAAACCCAACAACAGAATGGCAGACGGAGCAAGCGGACCCGAATGCGGCGACTTTTAAAGTGGACCGAAATTTTTATGTAAATAAAAAAGAGCTTCAAGCAGAATAA
- a CDS encoding pentapeptide repeat-containing protein has product MLDNFFKLNGEPKEVKKPSDFKSIVSGERGEIRDILYRPDFLKNDEPHPRYKIQRKTFINVSFTKTRLKNIDFTLCHFEDCLFIGSQIVKCQFHQCTFKNVNTHQISIKQTYIDPVSFKKNYERKDIEKSNLAVHLFQQLLDNSRDEEQSEFARVANYYFKKWQGRLTRSKYFKNQPYKINEWEFAVEYFPNFLYRWIFGYGLRLRSFIATFLVIYGIFYFINIKYWCEYGFHVKDFAIASFQSEKISPVANIFFTADAMTQLVDSQFQPKTDFGMSMLTLQGFSGFILLSFLITVLINRFVK; this is encoded by the coding sequence ATGTTAGACAATTTTTTTAAATTAAATGGAGAACCCAAGGAGGTTAAAAAACCGTCTGATTTTAAGTCAATTGTTTCAGGTGAGCGAGGAGAAATTAGAGATATTCTTTATCGACCTGACTTTTTAAAGAATGATGAACCGCATCCTAGATACAAAATTCAAAGAAAAACTTTCATTAATGTAAGTTTTACAAAAACCAGGCTAAAGAATATTGACTTTACACTATGCCATTTTGAAGATTGTCTATTCATTGGCTCTCAAATTGTTAAGTGTCAATTTCATCAATGTACATTTAAGAATGTTAATACACATCAAATTAGTATAAAACAAACCTATATAGACCCAGTTAGCTTCAAGAAAAACTATGAAAGAAAGGATATAGAAAAATCAAATCTTGCTGTCCATTTATTTCAACAGTTACTAGATAACTCAAGAGATGAAGAACAATCAGAATTTGCCAGAGTTGCCAACTACTACTTCAAAAAGTGGCAAGGGCGATTAACACGAAGTAAGTACTTTAAAAATCAACCATATAAAATAAATGAGTGGGAATTTGCTGTCGAATACTTTCCTAACTTCCTGTATCGATGGATATTTGGCTATGGTTTACGTCTTAGAAGCTTTATTGCGACATTTTTGGTTATTTATGGCATATTCTATTTTATTAATATAAAATATTGGTGTGAATATGGATTTCACGTAAAAGACTTTGCTATTGCATCTTTTCAGTCTGAAAAGATTAGTCCTGTTGCGAATATATTCTTTACAGCAGATGCTATGACACAACTAGTAGATTCTCAATTTCAACCTAAAACAGATTTTGGAATGTCTATGCTAACCTTACAAGGTTTTTCCGGATTTATTCTTTTGAGTTTTTTAATTACAGTATTAATAAATCGTTTTGTAAAATGA
- a CDS encoding nucleotidyltransferase domain-containing protein → MKNYSIAIFGSSLREDFDKYSDRDLLVVASDFETLEKLKTVYSKDDWSISYYTYSKLKYISDNGSLFIKHLQNESKIIIDNQNRLHNILNEFNPKNNYNEDIQDCENYFDILKVVPKTNLGLAWFCDSLYVGLRNYLVFKNAENGIFEFSFMSLLNRLKNQGIIKQPDVQLLKELRIVKRNYREDIFDELPSLNFVQKIIQIAKTIGILKTVRIVDSLTFQNIIDKSILRKEFNPYQRLRLVEAFYCSQDLNIPELKKIISNPQFYSSKMKDNDYTMNLLSKIKKHHTTTCLKLRSDY, encoded by the coding sequence ATGAAGAATTATAGTATAGCAATTTTTGGCAGCTCTCTAAGAGAAGATTTTGATAAATATAGTGATAGAGACTTATTAGTTGTAGCTAGTGATTTTGAGACTTTAGAGAAATTAAAGACAGTGTATTCAAAAGATGATTGGTCAATCTCTTATTACACATACTCGAAGCTTAAATATATATCAGATAATGGTAGTTTATTCATTAAACACTTACAAAACGAGTCTAAAATAATTATAGACAACCAAAACAGATTGCATAATATATTAAATGAATTTAATCCAAAGAACAACTACAATGAAGACATTCAAGATTGTGAAAACTATTTTGACATACTTAAAGTAGTTCCAAAAACAAATTTAGGTTTAGCTTGGTTTTGTGATAGTCTTTATGTTGGATTGAGGAATTATTTAGTATTTAAAAATGCAGAAAATGGGATTTTTGAATTTTCATTTATGAGTCTTTTAAACAGACTAAAAAATCAAGGAATAATAAAACAACCTGATGTTCAATTATTAAAGGAATTAAGAATTGTAAAGAGAAACTACAGAGAGGATATTTTTGATGAATTACCTTCATTAAATTTCGTTCAAAAAATAATACAAATTGCAAAAACTATAGGAATTTTAAAAACAGTAAGGATTGTCGATTCTTTAACATTTCAAAATATTATAGATAAATCTATTCTTAGAAAAGAATTCAACCCTTATCAAAGGTTGAGATTAGTAGAAGCATTTTATTGCTCACAAGATTTAAATATTCCTGAGTTGAAAAAAATAATTAGTAATCCCCAATTTTATTCATCAAAAATGAAGGATAATGATTATACAATGAATTTATTATCGAAAATAAAAAAACACCACACAACAACGTGTTTAAAATTGCGGAGTGATTACTAA
- a CDS encoding chitobiase/beta-hexosaminidase C-terminal domain-containing protein yields the protein MTYLAINIGNFHPVLVHLPIGIIVFAFVLEIYQRLRPKENLASVIKLALGFGAIAALASIGTGLLLESNGAYDETLLFRHKWMAISLTAVTIFLFFAKTAKQKWAGQSYFPLFITANIMLILAGHWGGSMTHGEDFLTKVNTKEIIIEDVDKALVYNDIVQPIFDRKCVSCHNAKKAEGKLLLTSQTEFLAGGESGSILDSVDAGKPLLAHRMTLPLEDEEHMPPKGKVQLTPNEIDLIHWWLENDNCFNCITSDLERSKKIQSHLNDLEADTSTRALLAKNLEPVPETWPALLSSVGISAYPLKKGSPLYIVNLSNRKDLQENSFSLLEDYAEHIVELNLGNTNFNDTLVPVLSDFENLTKLQLQNTPITDKAMEEVRKLDKLESLNLYGTGVSNAALDVLEQMPSLQDLYLWQTEITDEGINSFLAEHANIAVHTLDEDLFGETELLPPTIIADSDFFKNELKVEMSYPFDDTAIYYTLDGSIPDSTSTAYIAPIVLKNTTNVNAITYKKGWGQSEVVSASYKKSTMDYEGITLNKPPNEKYKAQGGNTLIDLKRGSGNFVDGNWVGYEGTHFNATLALGEKKEVSSVSVGALSAPASWIFYPTGFKVSVSDDGKNFKSWHTEKLPEQKPSSLVEKSFFDLSFPATTAKYVRVEVKSILKNPSWHQNPGGKSWLFVDEIVVN from the coding sequence ATGACATATTTGGCTATAAATATTGGAAATTTTCACCCCGTACTGGTTCATTTGCCTATTGGGATTATAGTTTTCGCTTTTGTTCTGGAAATTTACCAGCGGTTAAGACCAAAAGAAAATCTAGCCAGTGTCATTAAACTGGCCCTCGGGTTTGGAGCCATAGCTGCCTTGGCCTCCATTGGTACCGGACTCTTATTGGAGTCCAACGGGGCCTATGACGAAACGCTATTGTTCCGTCATAAATGGATGGCCATAAGTTTAACGGCCGTAACCATCTTTTTGTTCTTCGCCAAAACTGCCAAACAAAAATGGGCAGGCCAATCCTATTTTCCCTTGTTCATTACGGCTAACATCATGCTCATCTTGGCCGGACACTGGGGCGGTAGTATGACCCACGGGGAGGACTTTTTGACTAAAGTGAACACCAAAGAAATTATTATAGAAGATGTGGATAAAGCGCTGGTGTACAACGATATTGTCCAACCTATTTTTGATAGAAAATGTGTGAGCTGTCATAACGCCAAGAAAGCAGAGGGTAAACTATTGCTTACTTCGCAGACCGAATTTCTTGCGGGTGGGGAGTCGGGAAGTATTTTAGACTCGGTTGATGCGGGCAAGCCTTTGCTGGCGCACCGTATGACCCTACCTTTGGAAGATGAGGAGCACATGCCGCCCAAGGGAAAGGTACAACTTACACCCAATGAAATTGACTTGATACACTGGTGGTTAGAAAATGACAATTGTTTTAATTGTATTACGTCGGATCTAGAGCGCAGTAAAAAAATACAAAGCCACCTGAACGATTTAGAGGCTGACACCTCTACGAGGGCTTTGCTGGCAAAGAACTTGGAACCTGTCCCGGAGACCTGGCCAGCGCTCTTAAGCTCGGTCGGTATATCGGCTTACCCCTTAAAAAAGGGTAGTCCGCTGTATATCGTGAATTTATCCAACCGAAAAGACCTTCAAGAAAACTCTTTTTCCCTTTTAGAGGACTACGCAGAACATATTGTGGAGCTCAACCTTGGGAACACCAATTTTAACGACACTTTGGTTCCGGTCCTATCGGACTTTGAAAACCTTACGAAACTTCAATTACAGAACACGCCCATTACCGATAAGGCGATGGAGGAAGTCCGGAAACTGGACAAGTTGGAATCGCTAAATCTGTACGGTACAGGGGTTAGCAATGCCGCGCTGGATGTGCTCGAGCAAATGCCTAGCCTCCAAGACCTGTATTTATGGCAGACGGAGATTACGGACGAGGGTATTAATTCATTCCTGGCCGAACATGCCAATATAGCAGTGCATACCCTAGATGAGGATTTATTTGGGGAGACGGAATTACTACCTCCCACCATCATTGCCGATTCCGATTTTTTTAAAAATGAATTGAAGGTAGAAATGAGCTACCCCTTTGATGATACCGCCATTTATTATACCTTGGATGGCTCCATTCCCGATTCTACCTCCACAGCTTACATAGCGCCAATTGTATTAAAGAATACCACAAATGTTAATGCCATTACGTACAAAAAAGGTTGGGGGCAAAGCGAGGTGGTCTCCGCCAGCTATAAAAAAAGTACGATGGATTATGAGGGGATTACTTTGAACAAACCACCTAATGAAAAGTATAAAGCCCAAGGAGGGAACACCCTAATTGATTTAAAACGGGGTTCCGGTAATTTTGTGGATGGGAATTGGGTAGGGTACGAGGGTACTCACTTCAACGCAACGCTGGCCTTGGGAGAAAAAAAGGAAGTCAGCTCCGTGTCCGTAGGTGCGCTATCCGCTCCGGCGAGCTGGATTTTCTATCCCACAGGTTTTAAGGTGTCTGTCTCGGATGATGGGAAAAATTTTAAGTCCTGGCATACCGAAAAACTTCCGGAACAAAAGCCCTCTTCCCTTGTGGAAAAAAGCTTTTTTGACCTTAGTTTTCCTGCTACTACCGCTAAATATGTACGGGTAGAGGTAAAGAGCATCCTAAAAAACCCTTCATGGCATCAAAATCCCGGAGGGAAAAGCTGGTTATTTGTTGATGAGATTGTCGTCAATTAG
- a CDS encoding chitobiase/beta-hexosaminidase C-terminal domain-containing protein, with translation MRYIFCICLLLFSCEEEKEGSFASAEIFQLAPPIVQIDSLLFAKSARLEAKFDMPEAIIRYTEDGSEVTATSQPYTQPIQVTKTSEFAFRVFHPQYQESQEIRTQLLRIKQKVSDANISINPAAHPNYPGQGARSLVDLQKGTTQFRAGNKWLGFQTNKVKFLMDFKDEIPVSNLILSTLNDHGSWIFMPRAIRVFSNTKQIGELLVKAPTQGAPKQMELLDVPVVNGAYKNVEIQIDLMETIPEWHQGKGTIPFFFIDEIVVQ, from the coding sequence ATGCGCTACATATTTTGTATATGTCTTCTCCTGTTTTCTTGTGAAGAAGAAAAAGAGGGGAGTTTTGCATCAGCGGAGATTTTCCAGTTGGCACCGCCAATAGTGCAAATCGATTCCCTGCTATTCGCTAAATCGGCCCGATTGGAGGCAAAATTTGACATGCCCGAGGCCATTATCAGATACACGGAAGACGGAAGTGAAGTTACGGCAACGTCCCAACCCTATACGCAGCCCATTCAGGTGACCAAAACTTCTGAATTTGCTTTTAGGGTATTCCATCCTCAATACCAAGAAAGTCAGGAGATACGCACCCAGTTACTGCGCATAAAACAAAAAGTATCGGATGCGAATATTTCAATAAACCCGGCGGCTCATCCAAATTATCCGGGACAAGGAGCTAGGAGTTTGGTAGACCTACAGAAGGGCACGACCCAGTTTAGGGCCGGAAACAAGTGGTTGGGTTTTCAAACTAACAAGGTAAAGTTCCTAATGGATTTTAAGGATGAAATTCCTGTTTCCAACCTTATCCTTAGCACACTCAACGACCATGGTTCTTGGATATTTATGCCTCGGGCAATTCGGGTCTTTTCCAATACAAAACAAATTGGTGAGCTTTTGGTAAAAGCACCGACGCAGGGAGCGCCGAAGCAAATGGAACTTTTAGATGTTCCTGTTGTTAACGGAGCTTATAAGAATGTAGAAATTCAGATAGATTTGATGGAAACCATTCCAGAATGGCATCAGGGTAAAGGAACGATTCCCTTCTTTTTTATTGATGAAATAGTAGTACAATAA
- a CDS encoding 6-bladed beta-propeller has protein sequence MHRRTFIRNSSILSTGIISGLAQAQSFMKYKDAIIGHNSHQYKIDLDWGALNSEFYPVNDCHEMVQDSRGRILLLTNHTKNNVIVYNKSGKLLEVWGTDYPGAHGLTLNVENGEDVLYIADNNRHEVIKTTIDGKVMQIFQYPKESGKYKSKESYVPTETAIAPNGDVYIADGYGEQYIMHYNAKGELLNVFGGKGEEDHHFDNAHGISLDTRDTSNPTLLITARQQNKLKRFSLAGEYLDSIDLPGAYICRPVIHGSEVYLATIWSGDGSEGTGFISVLNAQNELISAPGGCTPVYQDGRLNPMYQTLKVFQHPHDVCVDEDENLYVAQWNSGKTYPIKLYRV, from the coding sequence ATGCATAGGAGAACCTTCATCAGAAACAGTAGTATTTTATCAACCGGCATCATTAGTGGTCTGGCACAAGCCCAATCGTTTATGAAGTATAAAGATGCAATCATAGGACATAATTCCCATCAATATAAAATAGATCTGGATTGGGGAGCGTTGAATTCCGAGTTCTATCCAGTGAACGACTGCCATGAGATGGTGCAGGATTCACGAGGAAGAATTCTTTTATTGACCAATCACACCAAAAATAACGTCATCGTTTACAATAAGTCCGGTAAACTTTTGGAAGTATGGGGAACCGATTATCCGGGGGCACATGGATTGACCTTAAACGTTGAAAATGGCGAGGACGTACTATACATAGCGGATAACAATCGGCATGAAGTCATAAAAACCACTATTGACGGAAAGGTCATGCAGATATTTCAGTATCCTAAAGAATCGGGAAAATATAAGAGCAAAGAAAGTTATGTGCCAACGGAGACCGCAATTGCGCCTAATGGCGACGTTTACATCGCGGATGGGTATGGGGAACAATACATCATGCATTACAATGCAAAAGGTGAACTCCTCAATGTTTTTGGAGGAAAAGGGGAAGAAGACCATCATTTTGACAACGCCCACGGAATCTCCTTGGACACGCGGGACACTTCAAACCCTACCTTGCTCATTACGGCACGCCAACAAAACAAGCTAAAGCGCTTTAGTCTAGCGGGTGAATACTTGGATTCAATTGATTTACCCGGGGCTTATATCTGCAGACCAGTAATACACGGGAGTGAAGTTTATTTGGCCACTATTTGGTCGGGCGACGGTTCGGAAGGGACAGGGTTCATCAGTGTTCTTAACGCTCAAAACGAACTCATATCAGCACCCGGAGGTTGCACACCGGTGTACCAGGACGGCCGTTTAAATCCGATGTATCAAACTTTAAAAGTCTTTCAGCATCCGCATGATGTGTGTGTCGATGAGGATGAGAACCTCTATGTGGCGCAATGGAATTCTGGAAAGACCTACCCGATAAAGTTATATCGTGTTTAA
- a CDS encoding DUF1501 domain-containing protein gives MSEKKILQERSLLLNRRSFLGKAALGAGSVALASLLGQSFFRKDENGIITKANDFGGNNGMMGDLHHASKAKRVIYLFQSGGPSQLELFDYKPTLIKRRGEELPESIRNGQRLTGMTSGQDSFPLAGSIFDFKQYGKNGTYISDLLPYTAKMVDELCIVKSMYTEAINHDPAVTFFQTGSQQPGRPSMGSWLSYGLGSENKNLPAFTVLLSRGSGRPNGQPLYTRLWGNGFLHSLHQGVQFRAAKDPVLYLNDPKGMTKEGKRAMLDKLAQLNEKQFTEFGNPEIQSRIAQYEMAYKMQTSVPEVMRTDDEPDYIYKMYGADAKIPGTYAANCLLARRLAEQDVRFIQLYHMGWDQHDNLPGAIEKQAKDVDQASAALVADLKQRGLLEDTLVIWGGEFGRTNYSQGLLTDTNYGRDHHPRCFTMWMAGGGIKPGMVYGETDEFGYNIVKDPVHVHDFQATMLHLLGIDHEKLTYKYQGRRFRLTDVEGHVLNDLLV, from the coding sequence ATGAGCGAAAAGAAAATATTACAAGAACGATCACTATTGTTGAACAGAAGGTCCTTTTTAGGTAAGGCGGCCTTGGGTGCAGGTTCTGTGGCATTGGCGTCATTACTGGGTCAGTCCTTTTTTAGGAAGGATGAGAACGGCATCATTACCAAGGCTAATGATTTTGGTGGAAACAATGGTATGATGGGTGACTTGCACCATGCCTCCAAGGCGAAAAGAGTCATTTACCTTTTTCAGAGTGGTGGTCCATCGCAACTCGAATTATTCGATTATAAACCTACGCTTATCAAACGAAGGGGTGAGGAACTTCCGGAATCCATTCGCAACGGACAACGTTTAACGGGTATGACCTCCGGACAGGATAGTTTTCCATTGGCAGGCTCTATATTCGATTTTAAACAATATGGTAAGAATGGCACCTACATCAGTGATCTGTTACCTTATACGGCAAAGATGGTAGATGAACTGTGCATCGTAAAATCGATGTACACCGAGGCGATAAACCATGACCCGGCCGTTACATTTTTTCAAACAGGCTCCCAACAACCCGGTCGCCCTAGTATGGGCTCTTGGTTGAGCTACGGTCTAGGCAGTGAGAATAAAAATTTACCCGCTTTCACAGTATTACTTTCCAGAGGTTCTGGGAGACCCAACGGTCAGCCGTTATATACCCGATTATGGGGTAACGGATTCCTTCATTCCCTGCACCAAGGTGTTCAGTTCAGGGCGGCTAAAGACCCTGTTCTCTATTTGAACGACCCCAAGGGGATGACCAAGGAAGGAAAAAGGGCAATGTTGGATAAACTGGCACAACTTAACGAAAAACAATTTACCGAATTCGGTAATCCGGAGATACAGAGTAGAATTGCCCAGTACGAAATGGCGTATAAAATGCAAACCTCCGTACCGGAAGTAATGAGAACAGATGATGAGCCCGATTATATTTACAAGATGTACGGTGCCGATGCAAAGATTCCCGGGACCTACGCGGCCAATTGTCTTTTAGCGAGAAGATTGGCGGAACAGGACGTGCGTTTTATACAGCTTTATCATATGGGTTGGGATCAGCACGACAACTTGCCGGGCGCCATAGAAAAACAGGCCAAGGATGTAGATCAAGCTTCGGCGGCCCTTGTAGCCGATTTGAAACAACGGGGATTGCTAGAAGATACTTTAGTAATTTGGGGAGGTGAATTTGGCAGGACCAATTATTCCCAAGGACTACTCACCGATACCAACTATGGAAGGGATCATCATCCCAGATGCTTCACCATGTGGATGGCGGGCGGTGGCATCAAACCTGGTATGGTGTATGGGGAGACCGATGAGTTTGGTTATAATATTGTAAAAGACCCCGTACATGTCCATGATTTCCAAGCCACAATGCTACATTTATTGGGAATTGACCATGAGAAACTAACGTACAAATACCAAGGAAGAAGATTCCGCTTGACCGATGTGGAAGGTCACGTACTAAATGATTTATTGGTTTGA